A stretch of the Pseudomonas sp. ACM7 genome encodes the following:
- the purL gene encoding phosphoribosylformylglycinamidine synthase — protein MLILRGAPALSAFRHSKLLEQLSQKVPAVSGLYAEFAHFAEVTGVLTGDEQQVLARLLKYGPSVPVQEPTGRLFLVLPRFGTISPWSSKASDIARNCGLTKIQRLERGIAFYVAGQFSDAEAQLIAGALHDRMTQIVLGNLEQAAGLFSHAEPKPLTAIDVLGGGRAALEKANTELGLALAEDEIDYLVNAFVGLKRNPHDIELMMFAQANSEHCRHKIFNASWDIDGQSQEKSLFGMIKNTYVMHSEGVLSAYKDNASVIVGNVAGRFFPDPETRQYGAVQEPVHILMKVETHNHPTAIAPFPGASTGSGGEIRDEGATGRGAKPKAGLTGFTVSNLQIPGFEQPWEVPYGKPERIVTALDIMIEGPLGGAAFNNEFGRPALTGYFRTFEQSITTPRGDEVRGYHKPIMLAGGMGNIRAEHVQKGEITVGSKLIVLGGPAMLIGLGGGAASSMATGTSSADLDFASVQRENPEMERRCQEVIDRCWQLGDKNPISFIHDVGAGGLSNAFPELVNDGNRGGRFELRNIPNDEPGMAPHEIWSNESQERYVLAVGPADFERFQAICERERCPFAVVGEATAEPQLTVTDSHFGNSPVDMPLEVLLGKAPRMHRSAVRENELGDDFDPSTLEIADCVERVLHHPAVASKSFLITIGDRTITGLVARDQMVGPWQVPVADVAVTATSFDVYTGEAMAMGERTPLALLDAPASGRMAIGETLTNIAASRINKISDIKLSANWMSAAGHPGEDARLYDTVKAVGMELCPELGITIPVGKDSMSMATRWNDEGVDKTVTSPMSLIVTGFAPVADIRQTLTPELRMDKGTTDLILIDLGRGQNRMGASILAQVHGKLGSQAPDVDDAEDLKAFFAVIQGLNADGHLLAYHDRSDGGLLTSTVEMAFAGHCGLSLNLDGLAETSADIAAILFNEELGAVIQVRQDATPDILAQFSAAGLGECVSVIGQPMNNGQINITFNGETVFEGQRRLLQRQWAETSYQIQRLRDNADCAEQEFDVLLEEDNPGLSVKLSYDVNQDVAAPYIKKGIRPQVAVLREQGVNGQVEMAAAFDRAGFNAIDVHMSDILAGRVDLNEFKGLVACGGFSYGDVLGAGEGWAKSALFNSRARDAFQGFFERNDSFTLGVCNGCQMMSNLHELIPGSEFWPHFVRNRSEQFEARVAMVQVQESNSIFLQGMAGSRMPIAIAHGEGHAEFASEEALLEADLSGCVAMRFVDNHGKVTENYPANPNGSPRGITGLTSRDGRVTIMMPHPERVFRAVQNSWRSEDWNEDAPWMRMFRNARVWVN, from the coding sequence ATGTTGATCCTGCGCGGCGCTCCTGCCCTTTCTGCCTTTCGCCACAGCAAACTCCTTGAGCAACTGAGCCAGAAGGTCCCGGCTGTCAGCGGCTTGTATGCTGAATTCGCTCACTTCGCCGAAGTTACCGGCGTCCTGACCGGCGACGAACAGCAGGTGCTCGCGCGCCTTCTGAAGTACGGCCCAAGTGTTCCGGTACAAGAGCCAACCGGTCGTCTGTTCCTGGTGTTGCCGCGGTTCGGCACCATCTCGCCATGGTCCAGTAAAGCCAGCGACATCGCTCGCAACTGCGGCCTGACGAAAATCCAGCGCCTGGAACGCGGCATCGCGTTCTACGTCGCCGGCCAGTTCAGCGACGCCGAAGCGCAACTGATCGCAGGCGCGCTGCACGACCGCATGACCCAGATCGTCCTCGGCAACCTTGAACAAGCCGCCGGCCTGTTCAGCCATGCCGAGCCAAAGCCCCTGACCGCGATCGACGTGCTGGGTGGCGGCCGCGCCGCGCTGGAAAAAGCCAACACCGAGCTGGGCCTGGCCCTGGCCGAAGACGAAATCGACTACCTGGTCAACGCCTTCGTCGGCTTGAAGCGCAACCCGCACGACATCGAACTGATGATGTTCGCCCAGGCGAACTCCGAGCACTGCCGTCACAAGATCTTCAACGCCAGTTGGGATATCGACGGTCAGAGCCAGGAAAAAAGCCTGTTCGGCATGATCAAGAACACTTACGTGATGCACAGCGAAGGCGTTCTGTCGGCTTATAAGGACAACGCTTCGGTGATCGTCGGCAACGTCGCCGGCCGTTTCTTCCCGGACCCTGAAACCCGCCAATACGGTGCGGTGCAGGAGCCGGTGCACATCCTGATGAAAGTCGAAACACACAACCACCCGACCGCGATTGCCCCGTTCCCGGGCGCATCCACCGGTTCCGGTGGCGAGATTCGTGACGAAGGCGCAACCGGTCGCGGTGCCAAGCCAAAGGCTGGCCTGACCGGTTTCACCGTGTCCAACCTGCAAATCCCGGGCTTCGAACAGCCGTGGGAAGTGCCGTACGGCAAGCCTGAGCGCATCGTTACCGCGCTGGACATCATGATCGAAGGCCCACTGGGTGGTGCCGCGTTCAACAACGAATTCGGTCGTCCGGCCCTGACCGGTTACTTCCGTACCTTCGAACAGTCGATCACCACCCCGCGTGGCGACGAAGTTCGCGGATACCACAAGCCGATCATGCTGGCCGGCGGTATGGGTAACATCCGTGCCGAACACGTACAGAAAGGCGAGATCACCGTTGGCTCCAAGCTGATCGTGCTCGGCGGCCCGGCGATGCTGATCGGTCTGGGCGGCGGCGCCGCTTCCTCCATGGCCACCGGCACCAGCTCGGCAGACCTGGACTTCGCTTCCGTACAGCGCGAAAACCCTGAGATGGAGCGTCGCTGCCAGGAAGTCATCGACCGTTGCTGGCAACTGGGTGACAAGAACCCGATCAGCTTCATCCACGACGTCGGCGCGGGCGGTCTGTCCAACGCCTTCCCGGAACTGGTCAACGATGGCAACCGTGGCGGTCGCTTCGAACTGCGCAACATTCCAAACGACGAGCCGGGCATGGCCCCGCACGAAATCTGGAGTAACGAATCCCAGGAGCGTTACGTTCTGGCGGTCGGCCCGGCTGACTTCGAACGCTTCCAGGCGATCTGCGAGCGCGAGCGTTGCCCGTTTGCCGTTGTTGGCGAAGCCACTGCCGAGCCGCAACTGACCGTCACCGACAGTCACTTCGGCAACAGCCCGGTGGACATGCCACTGGAAGTGCTGCTGGGCAAAGCCCCGCGCATGCACCGTTCGGCCGTTCGCGAAAACGAACTGGGCGACGATTTCGATCCGTCGACCCTCGAGATTGCAGACTGCGTCGAACGCGTTCTGCATCACCCGGCCGTGGCGAGCAAAAGCTTCCTGATCACCATCGGCGACCGCACCATCACCGGCCTCGTGGCCCGTGATCAGATGGTCGGCCCGTGGCAGGTTCCGGTAGCCGACGTTGCCGTCACCGCCACCAGCTTCGACGTTTACACCGGTGAAGCCATGGCCATGGGCGAGCGCACTCCGCTGGCTCTGCTGGACGCTCCGGCGTCGGGCCGTATGGCCATCGGCGAAACCCTGACCAACATCGCGGCTTCGCGCATCAACAAAATCTCCGACATCAAACTGTCGGCCAACTGGATGTCCGCTGCCGGTCACCCAGGCGAAGACGCGCGTCTGTACGACACCGTTAAAGCGGTCGGCATGGAACTGTGTCCAGAACTGGGCATTACCATTCCGGTGGGCAAGGACTCCATGTCCATGGCCACGCGCTGGAACGATGAAGGCGTTGACAAGACCGTGACCTCGCCGATGTCCCTGATCGTGACCGGTTTCGCGCCAGTGGCTGACATCCGTCAGACCCTGACGCCGGAACTGCGCATGGACAAGGGCACCACCGACCTGATCCTGATCGATCTGGGCCGTGGCCAGAACCGCATGGGCGCCTCGATCCTGGCCCAGGTTCACGGCAAGCTCGGTTCGCAAGCGCCGGACGTCGACGATGCCGAAGACCTCAAAGCCTTCTTCGCCGTGATCCAGGGCCTCAACGCCGACGGTCACCTGCTGGCTTACCACGACCGTTCCGACGGTGGTCTGCTGACCAGCACCGTGGAAATGGCCTTCGCCGGCCACTGCGGTCTGAGCCTGAACCTCGACGGTCTGGCAGAAACCTCCGCCGACATCGCAGCAATCCTGTTCAACGAAGAACTGGGTGCCGTGATCCAGGTTCGTCAGGACGCTACTCCAGACATCCTTGCGCAGTTCAGCGCTGCCGGTCTGGGCGAGTGCGTGTCGGTGATCGGTCAGCCGATGAACAACGGCCAGATCAACATCACCTTCAACGGCGAAACCGTGTTCGAAGGCCAGCGTCGTCTGCTGCAACGTCAGTGGGCTGAAACCAGCTACCAGATCCAGCGTCTGCGTGATAACGCCGACTGCGCCGAACAAGAGTTCGACGTGTTGCTGGAAGAAGACAACCCGGGCCTGAGCGTCAAGCTGAGCTACGACGTCAACCAGGACGTCGCCGCGCCTTACATCAAGAAAGGCATTCGCCCACAAGTTGCCGTGCTGCGTGAGCAGGGCGTCAACGGTCAGGTGGAAATGGCGGCCGCGTTCGACCGCGCCGGTTTCAACGCGATTGACGTGCACATGAGCGACATTCTGGCCGGCCGTGTCGACCTGAACGAGTTCAAAGGCCTGGTGGCGTGCGGTGGTTTCTCCTACGGCGACGTTCTCGGTGCCGGCGAAGGTTGGGCCAAGTCCGCGCTGTTCAACAGCCGCGCTCGCGATGCGTTCCAGGGTTTCTTCGAACGTAACGACAGCTTCACCCTCGGTGTGTGCAACGGTTGCCAGATGATGTCCAACCTGCACGAGCTGATCCCGGGCAGCGAGTTCTGGCCGCACTTTGTGCGTAACCGTTCCGAGCAGTTCGAAGCCCGTGTGGCGATGGTTCAGGTCCAGGAATCGAACTCGATCTTCCTGCAAGGCATGGCCGGTTCGCGTATGCCGATCGCTATTGCTCACGGTGAAGGTCATGCCGAGTTCGCCAGCGAAGAAGCGTTGCTGGAAGCCGATCTGTCGGGTTGCGTGGCGATGCGTTTTGTCGACAACCACGGCAAGGTCACCGAAAACTACCCGGCCAACCCGAACGGCTCGCCGCGCGGGATCACCGGTTTGACCAGCCGCGACGGTCGCGTAACGATCATGATGCCGCACCCGGAACGTGTGTTCCGCGCGGTGCAGAACTCGTGGCGTTCGGAAGACTGGAACGAAGACGCACCTTGGATGCGTATGTTCCGTAATGCTCGCGTCTGGGTAAACTAA
- a CDS encoding YqfO family protein: MYKLSFFVPTSHVEDVKSAVFAAGGGRIGAYDHCAWQVLGLGQFRPLDGSQPFIGEAGQVEQVEEWKVELVVADELIRAVVMALKQSHPYETPAYEVWRLEDF; encoded by the coding sequence GTGTACAAGCTCAGCTTTTTTGTTCCAACCAGTCACGTCGAAGACGTGAAAAGTGCCGTATTCGCCGCCGGCGGCGGACGAATCGGCGCTTACGACCATTGCGCCTGGCAAGTGCTCGGCCTCGGCCAGTTTCGCCCGTTGGATGGCAGTCAGCCGTTTATTGGTGAAGCGGGGCAGGTCGAGCAGGTTGAGGAATGGAAGGTTGAGCTTGTCGTGGCGGATGAGCTGATTCGCGCTGTGGTGATGGCTCTGAAGCAGAGTCATCCCTATGAGACGCCGGCTTATGAGGTGTGGCGGTTGGAGGATTTCTAG
- the nagE gene encoding N-acetylglucosamine-specific PTS transporter subunit IIBC: MYQYFIEGLQRLGRALMLPIAILPIAGLLLRLGDTDLLNIAIIHDAGQVIFANLAMIFAIGIAVGFAKDNNGTAGLAGVIGYLVMISTLKVLDASINMGMLAGIVSGLMAGALYNRFKDIKLPEYLAFFGGRRFVPIVTGFAAVGLGVIFGLIWPPIQHGINSFGTLMMESGSFGAFVFGVFNRLLIVTGLHHILNNMAWFVFGNFTDPTTGAIVTGDLSRYFAGDPKGGQFMTGMFPMMIFGLPAACLAMYRNALPERRKVMGGIFLSMALTSFLTGVTEPIEFAFMFLAPLLYLVHALLTGLSMAITNLLNIHLGFTFSGGLIDMILGWGKSTNGWLMVPVGLAYAVIYYVVFDFCIRRFNLKTPGREDVLKGDKVVIAENERAGAYIKALGGAQNLITVGACTTRLRLDMVDRNKVNDVELKALGAMAVVRPGKGGSLQVVVGPMADSIADEIRLAMPALGRALVSSPPAVIDAPKPAAVANSEAQQWLNALGGGENVLQMDCIAMTRIRLQLADGKALSECDLKALGCQGVSQLEGGVWHLLVGDKAASLNDALNALVNRSEVSAKV; this comes from the coding sequence ATGTACCAATACTTCATCGAAGGCCTGCAACGCCTCGGCCGCGCGCTGATGCTGCCGATCGCGATCCTGCCGATCGCCGGCCTGTTGCTGCGCCTGGGCGACACCGACCTGCTGAACATCGCGATCATCCACGACGCCGGCCAAGTCATCTTCGCCAACCTGGCGATGATCTTCGCCATCGGCATCGCGGTCGGTTTCGCCAAGGACAACAACGGCACCGCAGGCCTCGCCGGAGTCATTGGCTATCTGGTGATGATCTCCACCCTCAAGGTGCTCGACGCGAGCATCAACATGGGCATGCTCGCCGGGATCGTCAGCGGCTTGATGGCAGGCGCGCTGTACAACCGTTTCAAGGACATCAAACTGCCGGAGTACCTGGCGTTCTTTGGCGGACGGCGGTTCGTGCCGATTGTCACCGGGTTCGCCGCCGTCGGCCTGGGCGTCATCTTCGGCTTGATCTGGCCACCCATCCAGCACGGCATCAACAGCTTCGGCACGTTGATGATGGAAAGCGGCAGCTTCGGCGCGTTCGTCTTTGGCGTTTTCAACCGCCTGCTGATCGTCACCGGGCTGCACCACATCCTCAACAACATGGCGTGGTTCGTCTTCGGCAACTTCACTGATCCGACCACGGGCGCCATCGTCACCGGCGACCTGTCGCGCTACTTCGCCGGTGACCCGAAGGGCGGCCAGTTCATGACCGGCATGTTCCCGATGATGATCTTCGGCCTCCCGGCCGCCTGCCTGGCGATGTACCGCAATGCTTTGCCGGAGCGCCGCAAAGTCATGGGCGGGATCTTCCTGTCGATGGCGCTGACGTCGTTTTTAACCGGTGTGACTGAGCCGATAGAATTCGCCTTCATGTTCCTCGCGCCGCTGCTTTATCTCGTGCATGCGTTGCTGACTGGCCTGTCGATGGCGATCACCAACCTGCTGAACATTCACCTCGGGTTTACGTTTTCCGGTGGTTTGATCGACATGATTCTCGGCTGGGGAAAATCCACCAACGGCTGGTTGATGGTACCGGTCGGCCTGGCGTATGCGGTGATCTACTACGTGGTGTTTGATTTCTGCATTCGTCGTTTCAACTTGAAGACGCCAGGGCGCGAAGATGTTCTGAAGGGCGACAAAGTAGTCATCGCCGAGAATGAACGGGCCGGGGCTTACATTAAGGCGCTGGGTGGTGCGCAGAATTTGATCACCGTGGGTGCGTGCACCACTCGGTTGCGGCTGGACATGGTGGATCGCAACAAGGTAAACGATGTGGAGTTGAAAGCGCTGGGTGCGATGGCGGTGGTGCGTCCGGGCAAGGGTGGGAGTTTGCAGGTCGTGGTCGGGCCGATGGCCGACAGCATTGCCGATGAGATTCGCTTGGCGATGCCTGCATTGGGGCGCGCACTTGTTTCCTCCCCTCCTGCTGTTATCGATGCGCCGAAACCTGCGGCGGTGGCGAATTCAGAAGCGCAGCAATGGCTGAATGCGTTGGGCGGTGGCGAGAACGTGTTGCAGATGGATTGCATCGCCATGACCCGGATTCGATTGCAACTGGCAGATGGCAAGGCGTTGTCGGAATGTGATCTGAAGGCGCTGGGATGCCAGGGTGTGAGTCAGTTGGAAGGTGGGGTTTGGCATCTGTTGGTTGGCGACAAGGCAGCGAGTTTGAATGATGCGCTGAATGCGTTGGTGAATCGCAGTGAGGTGAGTGCCAAGGTTTAA
- the ptsP gene encoding phosphoenolpyruvate--protein phosphotransferase gives MHNNNKELTLSAPLSGPVLTLAKVPDPVFASGAMGDGIAIDPLNDTLHAPCAGIVVHVARTGHAVTLRADNGAELLLHLGLDTVELQGEGFSMLVKEGARVSNGQPLLRYDLDKVAQQCKSLVSLMILTNSQDFQARPITLKSVKVGEPLLHIIRRHASGAQAEAELSGEEIHGYVRIAHRGGLHARPAALIRQTAQGFKSKSQLHFAGKSATCDSLIGLMGLAVGEQDEVQVSCQGPDAEAALQALLIALSTALAEDSHAAAPTPIARRTRAAEAGVLHGVCAAPGLVGGPLFRLTAISLPVDAGNHDPEQELHALDTALTVVRSEIDHTLAQARKHKNTDEEAIFAAHLALLEDPALLDAANTSINQGMAATHAWSQSIDVQCEVLQQLGSPLLAERANDLRDLKQRVLRALLGETWHYDVPAGAIVAAHELTPSDLLQLSQQGVAGLCMAEGGATSHVAILARGKGLPCMVALGSTLLDQQQGQAVVLDADGGRLELMPNAERLAEVHQAQLDHQQRRAEQQAQAHTPALTLDGLQIEVAANVASSAEAADALANGADGVGLLRTEFLFVDRNTAPDEQEQRMAYQAVLDAMGDKSVIIRTIDVGGDKQLDYLPLPAEANPVLGLRGIRLAQVRPEILDQQLRALLHVSPLSRCRILLPMVTEVDELLHIRQRLDALCTELGVSERPELGVMIEVPAAALLAEQLAEHADFLSIGTNDLSQYTLAMDRDHAGLASRVDAMHPALLRLIAQTCAGAAVHNRWVGVCGALASDPLATPVLIGLGVSELSVSPVQIGEIKDRVRHLDASECRRISQDLLKLSSASAVRHACHQQWPLS, from the coding sequence ATGCACAACAATAATAAAGAGCTGACCCTCAGCGCCCCGCTCAGCGGCCCGGTGCTCACGCTCGCCAAAGTCCCGGACCCGGTGTTCGCCAGCGGCGCCATGGGCGACGGGATCGCCATCGATCCGCTGAACGACACCCTCCACGCCCCGTGCGCCGGCATCGTGGTGCACGTTGCCCGCACCGGCCACGCCGTCACATTGCGTGCCGACAACGGCGCCGAATTGCTGCTGCACCTGGGCCTCGACACGGTCGAGTTGCAGGGCGAAGGCTTCTCGATGCTGGTCAAGGAAGGTGCGCGGGTCAGCAACGGCCAGCCGCTGTTGCGCTATGACCTGGACAAGGTCGCGCAACAGTGCAAAAGCCTGGTCAGCCTGATGATCCTGACCAACAGCCAGGACTTTCAGGCGCGGCCAATCACGCTGAAGTCGGTAAAAGTTGGCGAGCCATTGCTGCACATCATTCGTCGGCACGCGTCGGGCGCGCAGGCTGAAGCGGAGCTCTCCGGGGAAGAAATTCACGGCTACGTTCGCATCGCCCATCGTGGCGGTTTGCATGCTCGTCCGGCAGCGCTGATTCGTCAGACAGCGCAAGGTTTCAAGAGCAAATCGCAGCTGCATTTCGCTGGCAAATCGGCGACCTGCGACAGCTTGATCGGACTGATGGGTTTGGCCGTCGGCGAGCAGGACGAGGTTCAGGTCAGCTGCCAGGGCCCGGACGCCGAAGCCGCGTTGCAAGCGTTGCTGATCGCGTTATCCACAGCACTGGCCGAAGACAGCCACGCCGCCGCGCCGACACCGATTGCCCGACGCACTCGAGCGGCCGAAGCGGGTGTGCTGCACGGCGTCTGCGCCGCTCCCGGTCTGGTTGGCGGGCCGTTGTTCCGCTTGACAGCTATCAGCCTGCCGGTGGACGCCGGCAACCATGATCCCGAGCAAGAGCTGCACGCTCTCGATACCGCGCTGACCGTCGTACGCAGTGAAATCGACCACACACTGGCCCAAGCCAGGAAACATAAAAACACCGACGAAGAAGCGATCTTCGCCGCACACCTCGCCCTGCTCGAAGACCCGGCGTTGCTAGACGCGGCGAACACCTCCATCAACCAGGGCATGGCCGCAACCCACGCCTGGAGCCAGTCGATCGACGTGCAGTGCGAGGTGCTCCAGCAACTCGGCAGCCCGTTGTTGGCCGAACGCGCCAACGATCTGCGCGACCTCAAACAACGCGTGCTGCGTGCCCTGCTCGGCGAAACCTGGCACTACGACGTGCCGGCCGGCGCCATCGTCGCCGCCCATGAACTGACGCCGTCCGATCTGCTGCAACTGAGCCAGCAAGGTGTCGCCGGGTTGTGCATGGCCGAGGGCGGTGCGACTTCCCACGTGGCGATTCTCGCGCGAGGCAAAGGCTTGCCGTGCATGGTCGCGCTGGGTTCTACGCTGCTAGATCAGCAGCAAGGCCAAGCGGTTGTGCTGGATGCCGATGGTGGTCGCCTCGAACTGATGCCAAATGCCGAACGTTTGGCCGAAGTGCATCAAGCACAACTCGATCATCAACAGCGCCGCGCCGAGCAACAGGCTCAGGCACACACCCCGGCGCTGACGCTCGACGGTTTGCAGATTGAAGTCGCCGCCAATGTGGCTTCCAGCGCCGAAGCGGCTGATGCCCTGGCCAATGGCGCCGACGGCGTCGGCTTGCTGCGTACCGAGTTTCTGTTTGTGGATCGCAACACCGCGCCAGACGAACAGGAACAACGCATGGCCTACCAAGCCGTGCTCGACGCCATGGGCGACAAGTCGGTGATCATTCGCACCATCGACGTCGGCGGAGACAAACAACTCGACTACCTGCCGCTCCCGGCTGAAGCCAATCCCGTGCTTGGCCTGCGCGGTATTCGCCTGGCTCAGGTCCGCCCGGAAATCCTCGACCAACAATTGCGCGCCTTGCTGCATGTCAGCCCGCTGTCGCGCTGCCGGATCCTGTTGCCGATGGTGACCGAAGTCGATGAGTTGCTGCACATCCGCCAGCGTCTCGACGCGTTGTGCACTGAACTTGGTGTGAGTGAGCGCCCGGAGCTGGGCGTGATGATCGAAGTCCCCGCCGCCGCACTGCTGGCCGAGCAGCTTGCAGAGCATGCGGACTTCCTGTCCATCGGCACCAACGACTTGTCGCAATACACCTTGGCCATGGACCGCGACCACGCTGGCCTCGCTTCGCGGGTCGACGCCATGCACCCGGCGCTGCTGCGGCTGATCGCCCAGACCTGCGCCGGTGCTGCGGTGCATAACCGTTGGGTCGGTGTCTGCGGCGCGCTGGCCTCCGATCCGCTGGCCACGCCGGTACTGATCGGCCTGGGCGTCAGCGAGTTGTCGGTCAGCCCGGTGCAGATCGGTGAAATCAAGGACCGCGTCCGCCACCTGGACGCGAGCGAATGCCGACGCATCAGCCAGGACCTGCTCAAGTTGAGCAGCGCCAGCGCGGTGCGTCACGCCTGTCACCAGCAATGGCCTCTGAGCTGA
- a CDS encoding SIS domain-containing protein, with the protein MTSKMLEEALSSFEAVQAQLQQLDPQMIEIAGRLRRQPPQVAMTVARGSSDHAASYFAYLTMQQLGFPVASLPMSVVTMLQAPLKVSGQVAFAFSQSGQSPDLVNSMRLLRKRGALSISMVNAESSPLEAACEFSLPLCAGTESSVAATKSFIATLSASARLIAHWKEDAQLLEAGLALLEGLREAAKQDWSLAIDALRDCQRLMVIGRGAGFAIAQEAALKFKETSAIQAEAFSSAEVRHGPMALIDENYPLLIFAPRGAEQAGLLSLSADMRQRGARVLLAAPDDIAERDLTLSRAEHPALDPILAIQSFYVMAAGLAVARGMDPDQPRHLSKVTRTH; encoded by the coding sequence TTGACTTCAAAAATGCTTGAAGAGGCGCTGTCCTCGTTCGAGGCCGTGCAAGCCCAATTGCAGCAACTCGACCCGCAGATGATCGAGATCGCCGGGCGCCTGCGTCGTCAGCCACCGCAAGTGGCGATGACCGTCGCTCGCGGCAGCTCCGATCATGCCGCCAGTTATTTTGCCTACCTGACCATGCAGCAGTTGGGCTTCCCGGTGGCGTCGTTGCCGATGTCGGTGGTGACCATGCTGCAAGCACCACTGAAGGTCAGCGGCCAAGTGGCGTTCGCCTTCTCGCAGTCCGGGCAAAGTCCCGATCTGGTGAACAGCATGCGTCTGCTGCGCAAGCGCGGCGCCCTGAGCATCTCGATGGTCAACGCCGAGAGTTCGCCGCTGGAGGCCGCGTGTGAGTTCAGCCTGCCGCTGTGCGCTGGCACCGAAAGCAGCGTCGCCGCGACCAAGAGTTTTATCGCCACCCTCAGCGCCAGCGCCCGTTTGATCGCCCACTGGAAAGAGGACGCGCAATTGCTGGAGGCCGGTCTCGCGCTGCTGGAAGGTTTGCGCGAGGCGGCGAAACAGGACTGGAGCCTGGCCATCGATGCACTGCGTGATTGCCAGCGCCTGATGGTAATTGGCCGTGGCGCCGGTTTCGCCATCGCCCAGGAAGCTGCGTTGAAATTCAAGGAAACCTCGGCGATCCAGGCCGAAGCCTTCAGCAGCGCCGAGGTTCGTCACGGCCCGATGGCGTTGATCGACGAAAATTATCCACTGCTGATCTTCGCCCCGCGCGGTGCCGAGCAGGCCGGTTTGCTGAGCCTCTCCGCCGACATGCGCCAGCGCGGTGCCCGCGTATTGCTGGCCGCACCGGATGACATTGCCGAACGCGACCTCACCCTGAGCCGCGCCGAACACCCGGCCCTCGACCCGATTCTGGCGATCCAGAGTTTCTACGTCATGGCCGCCGGTTTGGCGGTCGCCCGTGGCATGGACCCGGACCAGCCGCGGCACTTGAGCAAAGTGACGCGCACGCACTAA
- the nagA gene encoding N-acetylglucosamine-6-phosphate deacetylase: MSEDNILTAHGWVRGRLIHEHGKVVSIEGQPCDPADNDLPYLLPGFIDLHVHGGGGKDIMEGAQAFETITRTHVRFGTTSLLATTMTAPPAEISSVLNALGEYCEQRLKGSARVLGVHLEGPYINPGKLGAQPNFAHTALMAEVEEYLALAPIRVITIAPEIAGHDALIRNLSARGVRMQIGHTLGSYEEGVAALNAGASSFTHLYNAMSPLHHREPGIVGAALAHAKYAELIPDLLHVHPGAIRVALRSIPCLYCVTDSTAAAGMPDGEYKLGSHTVTKCLGGVRLPDGTLAGSTLTMDQALRNLVKIGLPIAEASQRLSQFPADYLGLTERGRLQPGSWADCVRLDRSLTLTAVMVEGEDIDFKNA, from the coding sequence ATGTCCGAAGACAACATCCTCACCGCCCACGGCTGGGTTCGCGGCCGGCTGATTCACGAACACGGCAAGGTCGTGTCGATCGAAGGCCAGCCGTGCGATCCGGCCGACAACGACCTGCCTTACCTGCTGCCAGGTTTCATCGACCTGCACGTTCATGGCGGCGGCGGCAAAGACATCATGGAAGGCGCGCAGGCTTTCGAAACCATCACTAGAACTCACGTGCGTTTCGGCACCACCTCGCTGCTGGCGACCACCATGACCGCGCCGCCTGCAGAAATTTCCAGCGTGCTTAACGCCCTCGGCGAGTATTGCGAGCAACGCTTGAAAGGCAGCGCCCGAGTCCTCGGCGTGCACCTGGAAGGCCCGTACATCAACCCCGGCAAACTCGGCGCCCAACCGAATTTCGCCCACACCGCGTTGATGGCCGAAGTCGAAGAGTACCTGGCACTGGCGCCGATCCGGGTGATCACCATAGCCCCGGAAATCGCCGGCCACGACGCCTTGATCCGCAACCTCAGCGCTCGTGGCGTACGCATGCAAATCGGCCATACCCTCGGCAGTTACGAGGAAGGCGTTGCCGCGCTGAACGCCGGCGCCAGCAGCTTCACTCACCTCTACAACGCCATGAGCCCGCTGCATCACCGCGAGCCGGGCATCGTCGGCGCGGCACTGGCCCACGCCAAATACGCCGAGTTGATTCCGGACTTGCTGCACGTGCACCCCGGCGCCATCCGTGTGGCCCTGCGTTCAATCCCGTGCCTGTATTGCGTTACCGACTCCACCGCCGCCGCCGGCATGCCCGACGGTGAATACAAGCTTGGCAGCCACACCGTGACGAAATGCCTGGGCGGTGTGCGCTTGCCCGACGGCACGCTGGCCGGCAGCACGCTGACCATGGATCAGGCCCTGCGCAATCTGGTGAAGATCGGTTTGCCGATCGCCGAGGCCTCGCAACGTCTTTCGCAATTCCCCGCCGACTACCTCGGCCTCACCGAACGCGGGCGCCTGCAACCCGGCAGCTGGGCCGACTGTGTGCGGCTCGATCGCTCACTCACACTGACCGCCGTCATGGTCGAAGGAGAAGACATTGACTTCAAAAATGCTTGA